Genomic DNA from Candidatus Koribacter versatilis Ellin345:
CGGCTCGTTGACGTAGATATTCGAAACAACTCTGTCAGTCGCAACTTGTGGTACGTGTTCGGACTGCCGCGGCTCGCGAGGAGAGTCTCCGCCGACATCGTACACATGGCGTTCCCGGCTCCAGTGATTCGCTCGGCTTTTCATTGTCCAATCGTTACCACCCTGCACGATCTTTACCCGTACGACAGTCCGAGCAATTTTGGTTACCCGCACGTGTTTGCGAATCGAATGGCGTTGAGACGAGCGATCAGCGCCGCCGATCGCGTCATTTGCGTTAGCGACTTTACACTGTCGAGATTTCGTGAGCGATTTCCGGTGCCAGCTGCACACAAGGGCGTCCATATTGCCAACGCTATTGTGGCGAGCACTTCAGCGGAAGCGGGACAGTCGCAGATCGATGGTCCTCTGTTCCTTGCTGTGGCACAGCATCGAGCTAACAAGAATCTAAATTTATTGCTTCGCGCGTTCAACTTTTATCGATCGCTCACCGATGCCAAGGCGGGTCTGAAACTGGTAATCGTGGGGATGGATGGCCCTGAAACCACGCGCTTACATCACCTTGTTGATCGACTCAGTTTACATGAGACCGTTGTGTTCCTCGCAGGTCTCACGGAGGGCGAACTGGCGGCCCTCTATAGGGATTGCGAG
This window encodes:
- a CDS encoding glycosyltransferase; its protein translation is MRVVISALWGATQPSGICRTVDGLVRGIKEIASDVELAIVVGKWQRGYFEDCFEINSSNVRLVDVDIRNNSVSRNLWYVFGLPRLARRVSADIVHMAFPAPVIRSAFHCPIVTTLHDLYPYDSPSNFGYPHVFANRMALRRAISAADRVICVSDFTLSRFRERFPVPAAHKGVHIANAIVASTSAEAGQSQIDGPLFLAVAQHRANKNLNLLLRAFNFYRSLTDAKAGLKLVIVGMDGPETTRLHHLVDRLSLHETVVFLAGLTEGELAALYRDCELFVTLSSVEGFGLPLREAIESGSRVVASDIPAHGDVERGRCEFVALGGDDEVSRVVAAFQQALSSPRRFSTSSRQQSPSRTASKYLDLYSAAVRGQATKGKHPSNELSTLEHR